Proteins from one Cryptomeria japonica chromosome 4, Sugi_1.0, whole genome shotgun sequence genomic window:
- the LOC131079106 gene encoding probably inactive leucine-rich repeat receptor-like protein kinase At5g48380 translates to MRHRNLVPLFGYCVAKGEKLLVYMHMPNGPLDEKLHVVEPDGNSIDWPKRLKIAIAAARGLAWLHHSCNPRVIHSNVSSKCILLNEYYEPRITDFGLSRLVNPLETHLSIFVNGDFGDLGYVAPEYMRTLVATLKGDVFSFGVVLLELVTRQKPVEVENVHESFKGNLVDWISNLSKHGNAQETIDKDLVGREYDAEPVQKFWKWLLTVFFLQTRRGLLCMRFTIC, encoded by the coding sequence ATGCGTCACAGAAATTTGGTTCCACTTTTTGGCTACTGTGTTGCAAAAGGAGAGAAGCTTCTAGTTTACATGCACATGCCTAATGGACCCTTGGACGAAAAACTTCATGTTGTTGAGCCAGATGGTAATAGTATAGATTGGCCCAAAAGGTTAAAAATAGCAATTGCTGCAGCTAGAGGATTGGCTTGGCTTCACCATAGCTGCAACCCTAGGGTAATCCATAGCAATGTAAGTTCTAAATgtatattattgaatgaatattatgaaCCGAGGATAACAGACTTTGGGCTTTCTCGGTTGGTAAATCCTTTAGAGACCCATCTTAGCATATTTGTCAATGGTGATTTTGGCGATTTGGGTTATGTAGCGCCAGAATACATGCGCACCTTGGTTGCCACTTTGAAGGGGGATGTCTTTAGTTTTGGGGTTGTTCTTCTAGAGTTGGTTACTAGGCAGAAACCTGTTGAAGTTGAAAATGTACATGAAAGTTTCAAGGGTAATTTAGTAGATTGGATCAGTAATCTTTCAAAACATGGTAATGCTCAGGAAACCATCGACAAAGATTTGGTTGGCAGGGAATATGATGCAGAGCCTGTACAAAAGTTCTGGAAGTGGCTACTAACTGTGTTCTTTCTCCAGACAAGGAGAGGCCTTCTATGCATGAGGTTCACCATCTGCTAA